One Candidatus Ornithobacterium hominis genomic region harbors:
- a CDS encoding lysylphosphatidylglycerol synthase transmembrane domain-containing protein, translated as MGILLKNTLALCISFLLAVILIWFAFRGIDLERIKLSFANANLWWIFISVALGIGAYWLRSERWKILLEPINSNISSKDSFIAICMNYFGNLIIPRSGELARCTSLYSITKTPVDQSFGTVIAERAIDILCFGVISLFTLFFNFDLVINLFKQISFQERLNSTPSWSILVGIFFIIFIFLFLKKIKKLSFYSKFEKILQGILLGLKSIQKIRQKKLFLLYTFLIWLAYFLMTYLIVFALPATQEINLAQGFYILFVGSIGMMIPASGGVGAYHAAMRLGFITLGFSAETGLAFGFLVHTPHTLISLFLGILAFILNLKNQKFLKA; from the coding sequence ATGGGCATATTGCTCAAAAACACTTTAGCGCTGTGCATCTCCTTTTTGCTAGCAGTTATATTAATTTGGTTTGCCTTTCGTGGAATTGATTTGGAGCGAATCAAATTATCTTTTGCCAACGCCAATCTTTGGTGGATTTTCATCTCAGTAGCTCTTGGCATTGGAGCGTATTGGCTTCGGAGCGAACGCTGGAAAATCCTTTTAGAACCCATCAATTCCAATATCAGTAGCAAAGACTCTTTTATAGCTATTTGCATGAATTATTTTGGGAATCTCATCATTCCTCGCTCGGGCGAATTGGCTCGTTGCACATCGCTCTATTCAATCACCAAAACGCCTGTTGACCAATCCTTTGGCACCGTGATTGCTGAACGAGCCATTGACATTTTATGCTTTGGTGTCATTTCTTTATTTACCTTATTTTTCAATTTTGATTTGGTTATAAATTTATTTAAACAAATCTCTTTTCAGGAAAGATTGAATAGTACTCCCAGTTGGAGCATTCTTGTTGGAATTTTTTTTATCATTTTCATTTTTCTTTTTCTCAAAAAAATCAAAAAACTTTCTTTTTATTCTAAATTCGAAAAAATACTTCAAGGGATTTTGCTCGGCTTAAAAAGTATTCAGAAAATACGCCAAAAGAAATTATTTCTGCTCTACACTTTTTTGATTTGGTTGGCTTATTTTCTAATGACTTACCTTATCGTTTTTGCGCTCCCTGCCACACAAGAAATCAATTTAGCTCAAGGCTTTTATATCCTCTTTGTTGGTTCCATTGGCATGATGATTCCTGCCAGTGGAGGCGTTGGAGCTTATCATGCCGCGATGCGATTAGGGTTTATCACACTAGGATTTTCAGCCGAAACAGGTTTAGCTTTTGGATTTTTAGTCCATACGCCACAC
- the panD gene encoding aspartate 1-decarboxylase: MQIQVFKSKIHRATVTGAELNYMGSITIDPILIEAVGMLVGERVQIVNIDNGERLETYIIEGRRGSGEVVLNGPAARKVQRGDKVIIIGYAFCTPEEAAEIKPQIIFPDDNNQLN, encoded by the coding sequence ATGCAAATACAGGTTTTCAAATCCAAAATACATCGTGCGACCGTTACTGGCGCAGAACTCAACTATATGGGGAGCATTACCATAGACCCGATTTTGATAGAAGCCGTTGGAATGCTCGTAGGTGAACGCGTACAGATTGTCAACATCGACAATGGTGAGAGACTTGAAACTTACATCATCGAAGGCAGAAGAGGTTCTGGTGAAGTTGTTTTGAACGGCCCTGCTGCTAGAAAAGTTCAGCGAGGTGATAAGGTCATCATCATCGGCTACGCCTTTTGCACACCAGAGGAAGCTGCTGAGATAAAACCTCAGATTATCTTCCCCGATGACAATAATCAACTGAATTAA
- the panC gene encoding pantoate--beta-alanine ligase: MEIFFDFLSLKKYLEEIHYQGKSVGFTPTMGALHQGHLSLLQKSVAQNKISICSIFVNPTQFNNIEDLKTYPRNHEKDADLLQKNHCDILFLPSVEEVYPDGEKSEHFDFNGLEHEMEGRFRPGHFDGVGTILHKLFSAIEPHRAYFGEKDFQQLRIVQTLAQKFFKALEIVPVDIYREENGLAMSSRNAKLSAEQRREASIIYKTLARVQQIITKENFQKIDEIVNTAFEASSLKLEYFIIANEENLKPLENFDKSQPMRAFIAAYAGGVRLIDNMKLN; encoded by the coding sequence ATGGAAATATTTTTCGATTTTTTAAGCCTTAAAAAATATTTAGAAGAAATTCATTATCAAGGCAAAAGCGTAGGATTCACCCCCACCATGGGCGCCCTGCACCAAGGGCATCTATCGCTACTGCAAAAGTCTGTAGCTCAAAACAAAATCAGCATATGCTCTATTTTTGTGAACCCCACGCAGTTTAACAATATCGAAGATTTAAAAACTTACCCTAGAAATCATGAAAAAGATGCTGATTTGTTACAAAAAAATCACTGCGATATTCTATTTCTACCCTCTGTAGAAGAAGTTTACCCCGACGGTGAAAAGTCTGAACACTTTGATTTTAATGGGCTAGAGCATGAGATGGAAGGAAGATTCCGCCCAGGGCATTTTGATGGCGTCGGCACTATTTTGCACAAACTCTTCAGTGCCATTGAGCCACACAGAGCTTATTTTGGCGAGAAAGACTTTCAGCAACTAAGAATCGTGCAAACTTTGGCTCAGAAATTTTTCAAAGCTTTAGAAATTGTTCCTGTAGATATTTACAGAGAAGAAAACGGCTTGGCGATGAGTTCACGTAACGCCAAACTCAGTGCAGAGCAACGGAGAGAGGCCAGCATCATCTACAAAACGCTGGCTCGTGTGCAGCAAATCATTACCAAAGAAAATTTTCAAAAAATCGATGAGATAGTTAATACCGCTTTTGAAGCCTCTTCTCTAAAATTGGAATATTTTATCATCGCTAACGAAGAAAATTTAAAACCCTTAGAAAATTTTGACAAAAGTCAACCCATGCGTGCATTCATCGCTGCCTATGCTGGCGGTGTCCGATTAATTGACAATATGAAGTTAAATTAA
- a CDS encoding glycogen/starch synthase — translation MRILYVSSELIPYTPENTLSNAALELPRITNGQGNDVRIFMPRFGTINERRHQLHEVIRLSGMNMIVNDIDQPLIIKVASLPNDRMQVYFIDNEEYFKRKGIYEDKKTGEFYEDNDERAIFFTKGILETIKKLNWKPDVIHAQGWMSALMPLYLKTYYADDPFFNEIKIVYSLFDKPFEGILSDDMMSKIAFDKIDEKEFEHLKKPTFNNLLKVGIDHADVVVQGDEVLPDEIMDYIKKTDKSFKEYAVAESLCELYPSLCEVKD, via the coding sequence ATGCGCATTCTTTATGTTTCATCAGAGTTAATTCCTTACACGCCAGAAAATACACTTTCAAACGCAGCGCTAGAGTTGCCTAGAATTACGAACGGGCAGGGAAATGATGTGCGGATTTTTATGCCGAGGTTTGGTACGATAAACGAACGCCGGCATCAGTTGCATGAGGTGATTCGGCTTTCTGGAATGAACATGATTGTTAATGATATAGACCAACCTTTAATCATCAAAGTAGCATCGTTGCCCAATGACCGCATGCAGGTTTACTTTATTGATAATGAGGAGTATTTTAAAAGAAAAGGTATTTATGAGGATAAAAAAACTGGTGAGTTCTATGAGGATAATGATGAGCGTGCAATTTTTTTTACGAAAGGAATTCTAGAAACAATCAAAAAACTGAACTGGAAACCTGACGTTATCCATGCACAGGGGTGGATGTCTGCACTGATGCCGCTTTACTTGAAAACTTACTACGCTGATGACCCCTTCTTTAATGAAATTAAAATCGTTTATTCGCTGTTTGATAAGCCCTTTGAAGGGATTCTGAGTGATGATATGATGAGTAAAATTGCTTTTGATAAAATTGATGAAAAAGAATTTGAGCATTTAAAAAAGCCGACTTTTAATAATTTATTGAAAGTGGGAATAGACCACGCTGATGTGGTAGTGCAAGGCGATGAAGTCTTGCCAGATGAAATTATGGATTATATTAAAAAAACAGATAAGTCTTTCAAAGAATATGCAGTGGCGGAAAGCCTTTGTGAACTGTATCCTTCGCTTTGTGAAGTGAAAGACTAA